The genomic region AGAGAAAGGAGACTGGTCTGAATCTCACCATTGAGTACCTGAAGGGGATCGCGCCGAAGGACATGAGAGGGTCTGTAGCGATTTTTGATATCGATTCCACCATTATGGATACTGCCCCGAGAAACTTCAGAATTTTGAGAGAGGCCGCCGAGGAATATCCTGTCATTGCGCCTGCGGTGGACCAACTCTCTGTTGGCGACATGGGGTGGAATGTTCTCGATGCCCTGAAATCTTGTATGACCCTGTCAGAAGACCTGGCAAGAAAAATATCGCGTTTCTGGAGTGACCGGTTCTTTACGAACCACTATGCTCTGGAAGATGCTCCGTACCAGGGAGTTGCCGAGATACTCTGGTGGATACACCAGGAGGGATGCCTTCTGGTGTATCTTACTGGACGAGATGAACCGGGTATGTCCACAGGGACACGGCAATCTTTTGTTCAGGCCAATCTGCCGGCAGGAGAGGGGACTCGTTTTATTCTGAAGCCGGATTTTGAGACGCCTGATCTTGTTTTCAAGCGAAAAGCCCTGGAGAGTATCGGCAGAATGGGAACTGTCTGGGTGGCTGTGGAGAATGAGCCGGCCAACGCGAATCTCTTTGCCCAAATGTTTCCCGATGCGCGGGTTCTGCTGATCGATACAATCACGAGCCCGAATCCGGACGTTCCTGATCCGGCAGTAATACGGTTCTGTCGATACGGGCCGGTCTGATCCCCCCCGTTAGTCCTCATTTGCCCGGCCGTGCGGCCGGGTGGCTGGGCGGCAAAATTTGCATCCTCGCCAATCCTGTGCGAGACTGGGAGGAACGGGTGTCGCCTGTTTT from Alkalispirochaeta americana harbors:
- a CDS encoding HAD family hydrolase, with product MRGSVAIFDIDSTIMDTAPRNFRILREAAEEYPVIAPAVDQLSVGDMGWNVLDALKSCMTLSEDLARKISRFWSDRFFTNHYALEDAPYQGVAEILWWIHQEGCLLVYLTGRDEPGMSTGTRQSFVQANLPAGEGTRFILKPDFETPDLVFKRKALESIGRMGTVWVAVENEPANANLFAQMFPDARVLLIDTITSPNPDVPDPAVIRFCRYGPV